In Hyphomicrobium denitrificans 1NES1, the genomic stretch CTCTCGCCCTGCAGGCCAATTTTCGATCCCGTTTCTTTTCCTATTTGGCTTCGTCGCCAGTCGTCAGACTTCCCGCCTTCCTATCCGCCCGATTTTGCCGGTTGAGCCGTGTTGTCGGCCGTCGCGTGTTCGACCGGATAGAAAATGTAAGACAAGGTCACTTCCGATAGAATCTTGGCGTCGCTGTCCTCGACCATTTTCGGGTCGATGAAGAAGGTTACCGGCATTTCGACGGTCTCATGCGGTTTCAGCGTCTGCTCGTTGAAGCAGAAACACGCGATCTTCTTGAAATAGATCCCCATAATCTCGGGCGTGACGTTGAAAGCCGCCTGGCCGGTTACTGACTTGTCCGAAAGGTTGGTCACCCGGAAATATGCCAATGAGGTCTCGCCGATCTTCACGTCCATTTTCGTGACGTCAGGCTCGAATTTCCAGGCGAGATGCGGCGCGATATTGCTATCGAAGCGTACGGTCATCGTGCGGTCGAGGACCTTGTCGCTATGGCTCTCGGCGCGTTGCGTCGTGCCGCCATACCCTGTCAGGCTGCAGAACATCCGATAGAGCGTCGGCGAATACGCAGTGATTCCGCCCATGACGGAAAGTGCCACGAGGCAGCCGAAAACAACCCGCCGGTTGTTTCTTGAAGTCTTGTCGGAATGTTCGCTGCCGGGCTGCATGTTTCGGGGCTCTCTCGCGTTAAAGCATGCCGTTCGCCGCGTTGCTGCCGAGGCGAACAAACGTTGCGATATAGAATGCGAGAACCATGAACCCTAACGTCAGGCCAATCGCGATCGAGCGGCGCCTGCGAATCTTTTCCGCCGCGGGGTCGAGTCTGCCATTCTGATTGTCTTCACTCATCACGTCGCGCCTCAAGCCATCAGGCGGTTAAACAGCGCCTCGATAAAAAGCGTTGCAAACAGCCCGTAGAGATAAAGAATCGAGAACAGAAACAGCCGGCGCGCTGCGGTATCGGCCTCACGACCTTCGGTCGTGACGTAGACGCGAAACGCGAGCGCAAGAAACACTACACCCAGCGCGATCGAAAGCGCGAGATACGTCAGACCGCCCAATCCAACGAAATACGGCACGACTGCAAGCGGAACTAGCAGAATGGAGTAGATCAGGATCTGCCGGCGGGTTTCATTCGGGCCAGCAACGACGGGAAGCATCGGCACACCAACACGCTCATAGTCGCGGCAGCGATAAAGCGCCAAAGCCCAAAAGTGCGGGGGGGTCCACATGAAGATAATCAGAAACAGAAGCAGGCTTTGAAGACCGATGCCCCCGGTTACGACCGCCCAACCGATCATCGGTGGAAATGCGCCGGCGGCTCCGCCAATGACGATGTTCTGCGGCGTACGACGCTTCAACCACATCGTGTAAACGAAGATGTAATAAGCGATCGTGAGCGCCAGCAAAGCGCC encodes the following:
- a CDS encoding cytochrome c oxidase assembly protein, whose protein sequence is MQPGSEHSDKTSRNNRRVVFGCLVALSVMGGITAYSPTLYRMFCSLTGYGGTTQRAESHSDKVLDRTMTVRFDSNIAPHLAWKFEPDVTKMDVKIGETSLAYFRVTNLSDKSVTGQAAFNVTPEIMGIYFKKIACFCFNEQTLKPHETVEMPVTFFIDPKMVEDSDAKILSEVTLSYIFYPVEHATADNTAQPAKSGG
- a CDS encoding heme o synthase; this translates as MSIQSEIGQADLIMEPSVGDFIQLMKPRVMALVVFTALAAMLAAPGQINPVLGTIGIICIAIGAGASGALNMWYDADIDARMARTAARPLPRGRVSTDEALSFGGVLSVCSVLTLGVLVNWTAGALLALTIAYYIFVYTMWLKRRTPQNIVIGGAAGAFPPMIGWAVVTGGIGLQSLLLFLIIFMWTPPHFWALALYRCRDYERVGVPMLPVVAGPNETRRQILIYSILLVPLAVVPYFVGLGGLTYLALSIALGVVFLALAFRVYVTTEGREADTAARRLFLFSILYLYGLFATLFIEALFNRLMA